A single genomic interval of Bradyrhizobium japonicum USDA 6 harbors:
- a CDS encoding Gfo/Idh/MocA family protein, whose amino-acid sequence MTKIRIGVIGAGLIGRKHLRKLAEHGDYELAGIADVNAEQVAAEQPGARVFADYRKLLDEARPEAVIIASPNQLHAENGIACARAGIHILIEKPVTDTLETAAGLIAEVRKAGIRSLVGHHRRHHTQAKALKALLGEGRIGDVVGVSAIWATHKPADYFKAAPWRSQAGGGPILINLIHEIDFLRFAVGEIVAVEAIAANRQRGFAVEDTAAALLEFENGALGTFFLSDCAVTPWTMEQGLGEAPEFPFSGQSSYRLMGRRGAIEFPSLDQWTQEGGAQDWNKPIQAQANHAASIDPYVAQLDHFRNVVRGVTPSLQPVEDGARSLLVTFAIAEAATARRRVDLRERYAALGQGE is encoded by the coding sequence ATGACAAAAATCAGGATTGGCGTGATCGGCGCGGGATTGATCGGGCGCAAGCATCTGCGCAAACTGGCCGAGCATGGCGACTACGAGCTCGCCGGCATCGCCGACGTCAACGCCGAGCAGGTCGCGGCCGAGCAGCCCGGCGCACGCGTCTTCGCGGATTACCGGAAGCTGCTCGACGAGGCGCGGCCCGAGGCCGTGATCATCGCGTCGCCCAATCAGCTCCATGCCGAGAACGGCATCGCGTGCGCGCGGGCCGGCATCCATATCCTGATCGAAAAGCCGGTCACCGATACGCTCGAGACCGCCGCCGGCCTGATCGCGGAGGTCCGCAAGGCCGGCATCCGTTCGCTGGTCGGGCATCACCGCCGCCATCATACGCAGGCGAAGGCGCTCAAGGCGCTGCTTGGCGAGGGCCGGATCGGCGATGTGGTCGGCGTCTCGGCGATCTGGGCCACGCACAAGCCGGCCGACTATTTCAAGGCGGCGCCCTGGCGGTCGCAGGCCGGTGGCGGGCCGATCCTGATCAATCTGATCCACGAGATCGACTTCCTGCGCTTTGCGGTCGGCGAGATCGTCGCCGTGGAGGCCATCGCCGCGAACCGGCAGCGCGGCTTCGCGGTCGAGGATACCGCCGCCGCGCTGCTCGAGTTCGAAAACGGTGCGCTCGGCACGTTTTTCCTCAGCGACTGCGCGGTGACGCCCTGGACGATGGAGCAGGGACTCGGCGAAGCGCCGGAGTTTCCGTTCAGCGGCCAGAGCAGCTACCGCCTGATGGGCCGCCGCGGCGCGATCGAATTCCCAAGTCTCGATCAATGGACGCAGGAAGGCGGCGCGCAGGACTGGAACAAGCCGATCCAGGCGCAGGCCAATCATGCGGCGTCGATCGATCCTTATGTCGCGCAGCTCGATCATTTCCGCAACGTGGTCCGGGGCGTGACGCCGTCGCTGCAACCGGTCGAGGACGGCGCGCGAAGCCTGCTGGTGACGTTCGCGATCGCAGAGGCCGCGACGGCGCGACGGCGCGTCGACCTGCGCGAGCGCTACGCGGCGCTCGGGCAAGGTGAGTAG